A window from Oreochromis aureus strain Israel breed Guangdong linkage group 16, ZZ_aureus, whole genome shotgun sequence encodes these proteins:
- the asmtl gene encoding probable bifunctional dTTP/UTP pyrophosphatase/methyltransferase protein isoform X1, which produces MVLNPVISKLAGKLVVLASASPRRLEILRSAGLRFEVVPSWFKETLDKGLFKAPYEYAVETAKQKALEVARRMPFKHLKTPDIVIGADTIVTVDGMILEKPVDKHDAYRMLSSLSGKEHSVFTGVAIVLCHEKENEEVDYQLIDFYEETKVKFADLSEDMLWEYINSGEPMDKAGGYGIQALGGMLVEYVHGDFLNVVGFPLNHFCKQLDLIYNFCTSSLKSTSSRSDSLATSVPTQPPSSSQALLSHNSSSIPRPSSPCDSQRLHTQITPTASPAHKVKREDSESESSQTLVNSTSKHTDNRKVKLHDNATLPLVTRRGQVVEPTRGDLERISELMDGFKASKALFTASKLCLFDLLHSRPGLDAAQVAQEIKASAKGTECLLEACVSLGLLKSTEKACQKPVYENADLATDFLRSDASFSLHGYLQHCNETMWPLFSHLESAVQEGTSQREKAFSKHMLQAASTSSREGKLRFMKAMHNIAKITGKTIATAFDLSTYKSACDLGGCTGALAYEFTEAHPGLSVTVFDLPAVVELNEFFRPQHPDNRVSFVAGDFLKDELPKADLYILARILHDLPDEKVHILLSKIADACTAGCGLLLSEIFLDEDRRGPSRGLLQALSMSEGKQRSATEYSLLLKSHGFITAHIRHTDNLLDAMLCIKA; this is translated from the exons ATGGTGCTGAACCCAGTCATTTCCAAGCTTGCTGGTAAACTGGTTGTGCTGGCCAGCGCTTCTCCTAGAAGACTTGAGATTCTCCGCAGTGCA GGTTTACGTTTCGAGGTTGTGCCGTCCTGGTTTAAGGAAACCCTCGATAAAGGGCTTTTCAAAGCACCTTATGAGTATGCCGTTGAGACAGCCAAGCAGAAGGCCCTGGAGGTAGCCAGGAGGATGCCCTTT AAACACCTGAAGACTCCAGATATAGTTATTGGGGCTGACACAATTGTG ACTGTAGATGGCATGATTCTGGAGAAACCAGTGGACAAACATGATGCTTATAGGATGCTGTCAAG TTTGAGTGGTAAAGAGCACAGTGTATTCACTGGTGTAGCTATTGTCCTCTGCcatgaaaaagaaa ATGAAGAAGTCGATTACCAGCTGATAGATTTCTACGAAGAAACTAAAGTGAAGTTTGCTGATCTCTCAGAAGATATGCTATGGGAGTACATTAATAGTGGTGAGCCCAT ggACAAGGCTGGTGGCTATGGCATTCAGGCTCTGGGTGGCATGCTGGTCGAGTATGTCCATGGAGACTTTCTCAATGTTGTGGGTTTCCCCCTCAACCACTTCTGCAAACAGCTAGACCTTATTTACAATTTTTGTACTTCCTCTTTGAAAAGTACGTCAAGCCGCAGCGACAGTCTCGCCACCTCAGTACCCACCCAGCCCCCCTCCAGCTCACAGGCTCTGCTCAGCCACAACTCCTCATCCATTCCCAGACCAAGCAGCCCATGTGACAGTCAAAGACTCCACACCCAGATCACCCCCACAGCCAGTCCTGCCCATAAG GTAAAAAGAGAAgacagtgaaagtgaaagttCACAGACGTTGGTCAATAGCACGTCTAAACATACAGACAACAGGAAGGTCAAGCTTCATGACAATGCAACATTACCATTGGTAACAAGAAGAGGCCAGGTGGTTGAACCTACAAGAGGAGACTTGGAGCGAATCTCTGAACTGATGGATGGATTCAAAGCCTCAAAG GCACTTTTTACAGCATCcaagttgtgtttgtttgacctGCTACATAGCCGGCCTGGGCTGGATGCAGCACAGGTGGCCCAGGAGATCAAAGCATCTGCAAAGGGGACTGAATGTCTGCTGGAAGCCTGTGTATCTCTGGGATTGTTGAAGAGCACAGAGAAAG CATGCCAAAAGCCAGTGTATGAGAACGCAGATCTGGCCACAGATTTTTTGAGGTCAGATGCTTCCTTTTCACTGCACGGCTACCTCCAGCACTGTAACGAAACCATGTGGCCACTTTTCTCCCACCTTGAGAGTGCTGTGCAGGAGGGCACCAGCCAGCGTGAGAAGGCCTTTAGCAAGCACATGCTTCAG GCTGCTTCCACCAGCAGTCGGGAAGGCAAACTAAGATTCATGAAGGCCATGCATAACATTGCAAAAATTACAGGGAAAACCATAGCAACGGCATTTGACCTCTCCACCTATAAGTCAGCCTGTGATCTCGGAG GGTGCACTGGTGCCTTGGCTTATGAGTTCACCGAAGCTCATCCTGGATTGTCTGTAACCGTGTTTGACTTGCCTGCTGTTGTCGAGTTGAATGAATTTTTCCGTCCACAGCACCCGGACAACAGGGTATCATTTGTAGCAG GAGACTTTTTAAAAGACGAATTACCCAAAGCAGACTTGTATATCCTGGCGAGGATTCTTCATGACCTGCCTGATGAGAAAGTGCATATACTGCTGAGTAAAATCGCAGATGCATGCACAGCAG GCTGTGGACTCCTGCTAAGCGAGATCTTCCTGGATGAAGACAGAAGGGGCCCCAGCCGTGGGCTGCTGCAGGCCCTTAGCATGAGCGAGGGGAAACAGAGGAGCGCAACTGAATATAGCCTGCTTTTGAAGAGCCACGGTTTCATCACAGCGCATATCAGACATACAGACAACCTCCTGGATGCCATGCTGTGCATCAAAGCTTAA
- the asmtl gene encoding probable bifunctional dTTP/UTP pyrophosphatase/methyltransferase protein isoform X2 encodes MILEKPVDKHDAYRMLSSLSGKEHSVFTGVAIVLCHEKENEEVDYQLIDFYEETKVKFADLSEDMLWEYINSGEPMDKAGGYGIQALGGMLVEYVHGDFLNVVGFPLNHFCKQLDLIYNFCTSSLKSTSSRSDSLATSVPTQPPSSSQALLSHNSSSIPRPSSPCDSQRLHTQITPTASPAHKVKREDSESESSQTLVNSTSKHTDNRKVKLHDNATLPLVTRRGQVVEPTRGDLERISELMDGFKASKALFTASKLCLFDLLHSRPGLDAAQVAQEIKASAKGTECLLEACVSLGLLKSTEKACQKPVYENADLATDFLRSDASFSLHGYLQHCNETMWPLFSHLESAVQEGTSQREKAFSKHMLQAASTSSREGKLRFMKAMHNIAKITGKTIATAFDLSTYKSACDLGGCTGALAYEFTEAHPGLSVTVFDLPAVVELNEFFRPQHPDNRVSFVAGDFLKDELPKADLYILARILHDLPDEKVHILLSKIADACTAGCGLLLSEIFLDEDRRGPSRGLLQALSMSEGKQRSATEYSLLLKSHGFITAHIRHTDNLLDAMLCIKA; translated from the exons ATGATTCTGGAGAAACCAGTGGACAAACATGATGCTTATAGGATGCTGTCAAG TTTGAGTGGTAAAGAGCACAGTGTATTCACTGGTGTAGCTATTGTCCTCTGCcatgaaaaagaaa ATGAAGAAGTCGATTACCAGCTGATAGATTTCTACGAAGAAACTAAAGTGAAGTTTGCTGATCTCTCAGAAGATATGCTATGGGAGTACATTAATAGTGGTGAGCCCAT ggACAAGGCTGGTGGCTATGGCATTCAGGCTCTGGGTGGCATGCTGGTCGAGTATGTCCATGGAGACTTTCTCAATGTTGTGGGTTTCCCCCTCAACCACTTCTGCAAACAGCTAGACCTTATTTACAATTTTTGTACTTCCTCTTTGAAAAGTACGTCAAGCCGCAGCGACAGTCTCGCCACCTCAGTACCCACCCAGCCCCCCTCCAGCTCACAGGCTCTGCTCAGCCACAACTCCTCATCCATTCCCAGACCAAGCAGCCCATGTGACAGTCAAAGACTCCACACCCAGATCACCCCCACAGCCAGTCCTGCCCATAAG GTAAAAAGAGAAgacagtgaaagtgaaagttCACAGACGTTGGTCAATAGCACGTCTAAACATACAGACAACAGGAAGGTCAAGCTTCATGACAATGCAACATTACCATTGGTAACAAGAAGAGGCCAGGTGGTTGAACCTACAAGAGGAGACTTGGAGCGAATCTCTGAACTGATGGATGGATTCAAAGCCTCAAAG GCACTTTTTACAGCATCcaagttgtgtttgtttgacctGCTACATAGCCGGCCTGGGCTGGATGCAGCACAGGTGGCCCAGGAGATCAAAGCATCTGCAAAGGGGACTGAATGTCTGCTGGAAGCCTGTGTATCTCTGGGATTGTTGAAGAGCACAGAGAAAG CATGCCAAAAGCCAGTGTATGAGAACGCAGATCTGGCCACAGATTTTTTGAGGTCAGATGCTTCCTTTTCACTGCACGGCTACCTCCAGCACTGTAACGAAACCATGTGGCCACTTTTCTCCCACCTTGAGAGTGCTGTGCAGGAGGGCACCAGCCAGCGTGAGAAGGCCTTTAGCAAGCACATGCTTCAG GCTGCTTCCACCAGCAGTCGGGAAGGCAAACTAAGATTCATGAAGGCCATGCATAACATTGCAAAAATTACAGGGAAAACCATAGCAACGGCATTTGACCTCTCCACCTATAAGTCAGCCTGTGATCTCGGAG GGTGCACTGGTGCCTTGGCTTATGAGTTCACCGAAGCTCATCCTGGATTGTCTGTAACCGTGTTTGACTTGCCTGCTGTTGTCGAGTTGAATGAATTTTTCCGTCCACAGCACCCGGACAACAGGGTATCATTTGTAGCAG GAGACTTTTTAAAAGACGAATTACCCAAAGCAGACTTGTATATCCTGGCGAGGATTCTTCATGACCTGCCTGATGAGAAAGTGCATATACTGCTGAGTAAAATCGCAGATGCATGCACAGCAG GCTGTGGACTCCTGCTAAGCGAGATCTTCCTGGATGAAGACAGAAGGGGCCCCAGCCGTGGGCTGCTGCAGGCCCTTAGCATGAGCGAGGGGAAACAGAGGAGCGCAACTGAATATAGCCTGCTTTTGAAGAGCCACGGTTTCATCACAGCGCATATCAGACATACAGACAACCTCCTGGATGCCATGCTGTGCATCAAAGCTTAA